actagttgtggctcgcgggctctagagtgcaggatcagtagttgtggtgcatggccttagttgctccgcggcatgtgggatcttcccagaccagggctcgaacccgtgtccccagcattggcaggtggattcttaaccactgtgccaccagggaagccctaagcagtCACCTCTTCTTAAGGTATTAGATAGAGGTATGAAGGAGGGTTGAAAAGTGCTCTGAAATCTTTATCATCCCTGACTCAAAAGCAGGATACCTTGTTGACCTAAAGAAACAGACAATTAGAAGAGATTTCCTGCCTGACATCTGGATGGGATCTAGCATTAGGATCTCCAGTATTTTTGCTACTTATTGATGAAAAGGACAGTTCTCAGGGTCTTCAGCCAAGAGGTGTAGCCAAGTGGTCCCTGTCTGGAGCACCAGAACCAGATAAGCACACGTGCACACTTCCCTTGAGTAGAAACTCCCATCAAGCCTGCTCTTTGGGCGTGGCAAGCCAGGGTTCCTGTGGGACATGTCATGATTCAGAGGAAGAGCAGAGCATTTACTCCCAGTCTTCAGCGTCCAGATGAGGACAGCTGACCCAagactatttttgttttcttctcagatCCTTTCATTTATTAGCCAAAGAAGGGGGATGGGCTTTGTTTCGTGATCTTCAGTAAAGGCTAGGTCTTGCCCAAAGAAGGGAGATGGTAATTGGCCCATTATTAACAAGAGGTAATTTTTGTTTATGAGATGTTAAGAATTACTTCATGGTTTAGAGGTGGGCATAGTGGTCATATACCTCAAACTTTCGGGGATCCCCTCTGAAatcttctattttccttttctaattatGGGTATCCTGTAACTGATTTAACTCCTTTTGGGGTAGACCCTGTTTCTATCTTTAGCCTGTTCCACCTACACTACTTGGGCTTACATGAAGTTTTGTTCTGTTCTACATTTACCCCCTTTTAACTCACGTATTTGTATCTTCTGTATTTGATGAATATGTCTATATTCATGCTTCCCATTCTTTTCATGATTGTATAGACTCATCACCTTCTCCCTCAAACTTCATCTTTCTAGACCAGGAGTTTTCacttgggaggggagggatatAGAAGAGAACGGGAGAAATTTATCAGAAATATTTGGGGAAGTTTTCCAAATGTTGGAATTCCAAACATTCCAAATTtggaatttttccaaatttttccaAATACCCTTCCCCTGAGTATACCAAAACCTTAGCTGGGGAAATTAGTATTTTTTGAGAATTTCCACATTTAATTCCAATGGTCAACTCCTTCTACCCTTTTGGACTGAAAGAGTTCACACTCCTTCATCATGACCAAAGATGATGGATGGACAGGGTGCAAAGATGAATTTCTTGGGTCATCACTGTGTTGAACTGAAGACCCTGATCTTTTTGTTCTTCGTGAGGCACTTCCTTCATTTTTGTGATAGCTCATGTTTGATATTCAGATGGAATAAAGTTTCCATTCATTGTGGGACTGACAGTGTCTGGGGATTGCAATGAAACCTTGcaatcataaaatttaaattggTACTTAACTACGAAGGCCGGCGACATCAGACCTGCACTGATGCAGATCCACCTAATCCAGTAGCTTCTTCTTCACTTGCTTTACTCCTGGTTGTCCCTGGACAGATTCCTCAAGTGACTGAAGGCAACCAGTGATGGAAAGGGCCAACAGAAGCTCCTTGGAGAGATTTATTCTGATGGGTGTATCTGACCATCCCCAGCTAGAGATAATCTTTTTTGTAGTCATCCTCTTCTCCTACTTGTTGACCCTCGTTGGGAACTCAACCATGATCCTGCTTTGCAGCCTGGATGCCCGTCTTCACACACCCATGTACTTCTTCCTCAGCAACCTCTCCTCCCTGGATCTTGCTTTTACTACTAGCTCAGTCCCCCAAATGCTGATCATCTTGTGGGGATCAGACAAGACCATCAGCTCTGGTAGATGTGTGACCCAACTCAATGTTTTCCTCTGGCTAGGGGCTACTGAGTGCATCCTGCTGGTGGTGATGGCATTTGACTGCTATGTTGCGGTGTGCTGGCCCCTGCACTACACCACCATCATGAACCCCCGGATCTTCTGGCTGCTGGCTGCCATTGCCTGGTTGGGTGGCTTGGGCAACTCTGTGGTCCAGTCAACATTCACTCTGTAGCTCCCTTTGTGAGGGTACCAGAGGGTGGACAGCTTCCTGTGTGAGGTGCCCGCCATGATCAAACTAGCCTGTGGAGACACAAGTCTCAATGAGGCTGTGCTCAACGTTGTCTGCACCTTCTTCACCACTGTCCCATTAAGCATCATCCTGATCTGCTACTGCTACATAGCTCAGGCAGTGCTGAAGATCCACTCGGCCAAGGGACAGAGAAAGACCTTGAACACCTGCCTCTCTCATCTGGTGGTGGTGCGCCTCTTTTATGGCTCAGCTATCTATGGGTATCTGCTTCCAGCTAAGACCAGCAACCAGGACAAATTCATTTCCCTCTTCTACTCTGTGGTCACACCCATGGTGAATCCTCTAATTTACACTCTGAGGAACAAGGAGGTGAAGGGAGCGCTGAGGAGGCTGCTGGGGAAGTCAGCTGAAGGAAGGGAAAACTCTATCATTTACCACCTCTTCATCTCTACAagttttttctcattctctctggCCAGGTGAACATGAGGAGTACTGACAGCAGTACAAGCATGTTCTTGACAGCACTAAGCTGTTGGTACCTGGTTAATGTTATTTCTAATGTTTTACACTTCTTTACTAAATATCCTACTGTGGACCACAGATAACAGGGCAGATGTGTCATCAATGGCTCAGAGGTTGTTGACTTAGTACAGACTTAGCTCACTGTCACTGCTGTCCACATTTTATTACATGTAATAAATATCACATATGTATTATTGTATCTTTAGAGAATTCTGTACTTTTCTAAAGAAAGCACCTCCACTTGGCAGTATCTTATATAATTCCATAAAATCAAGCCAGGTTTTGTTAGCCCCAGTTGAAAACCCAAGAATTCATCTTTGCACCCTATCCATCCATCATCTTTGTCTatctctctttgtcttttcttaatatttcagTCTATCTACCCACACTTCCCAGCCATATGTCCCTCTGTCATCTTGTTTAACCTCTCCTTTATGTCTACATTCCATTTTCCCTTTCGCCTTATCCAATGTTGAATGAGAAATGATAGGAAAGAGATTGGTTCAACATgacggagtagaaggacgtgctctcactccctcttgcgagagcatcggaatcacaactaactgctgaacaatcatcaacaggaagacactgcaactcaccaaaaaagataccccacatccaaagacaaaggagaagccacaatgagacagtaagaggggcacaataaaatcaaattccataacttctgggtgggtgactcacaaacgggagaacacttataccacagaagtacacccactggagtgaaggttctgagccccacgtcaggcttccaacctgggggtctggcaacaggagaagGAATTCCCAGaggatcagactttgaaggcGAGCAGGATCTGACTGTAGgattttgacaggactgggggaaacagaaactccactcttggagagcacacacaaagtagtgtgcacatcgggtcccaggggaaggagcagtgacccccccataggagactgaactagacctacttgctagtgttggagggtctcctgcagaggcaggggtgggggtctcACAGtgtggacaaggacactggcagcagaagttctgggaagtacttcttggcatgagccctcccagagtctgacaCTAGCCCCACAAAAAAGCCAGGGTAGGCTCCAGGGTTGGGGCATCTCAGGCcgaacaaccaacagggagggaacccagccccacccatcagcggacaagtggattaaagttttactgagctctgccaccagagcaacagccagttcTACCCACCATCAGTCGCTCCCATCAGGAAAGTTGTACAAGCCTCTTagagagcctcatccaccagagggcagacagcagaagcaagaagaacaacaatcctgcagcctgtggaacaaaaaccacattcacagaaagatagacaagatgaaaaggcagagggctatgtaccagtgaaggaacaagacaaaccccagaaaaacaactaaataaagtggagataggcaaccttccagaaaaataattcagaataatgatagtgaagatgatccaggacctcagaaaaagaatggaggcaaagattgagaagatgcaagaaatgtttaacaaagacctagaataattaaagaacaaaataacagagatgaacaatacaataactgaaatgaaaactacactagaaggaatcaatagcagaataactgaggcagaagaacggataagtgacctggaacacagaatggtggaattcactgctgcagaacagaataaagaaaaaagaataaaaagaaatgaagacagcctaagagacctctgggacaacattaaacgcagaaacattcacattataggggtcccagaaggagaatagagagagaaaggacctgagaaaatatttcaagagattatagtcgaaaacttccctaacatgggaaaggaaatagccacccaagtccaggaggtgcagagagtcccatacaggataaacccaaggaaacatgccgagacacatagtaatcacgttggcaaaaattaaagacagagaaaaattattgaaagcagcaagggaaaaccgacaaataacatacaagggaactcccataaggttaacagctgatttctcagcagaaactctacaagccagaagggagtggcatgacatatttaaagtgatgaaagggaagaacctacaaccaagattactctaaccggcaaggatctcattcatattcgatggagaaatcaaaagctttacagacaaccaaaagctaagagaattcaacaccaccaaaccagctctacaacaaatgctaaaggaacttctctaagtgggaaacacaagagaagaaaagggcctacaaaaacaaacccagaacatacatattgataattaccttaaacgtgaatggattaaatgctccaaccaaaacacacaggcttgctgaatggatacaaaagcaagacccatatatatgctgtctacaagagacccacttcaggcctagggacacatacagactgaaagtgtgaggatggaaaaagatattccatgcaaatggaaatcaaaagaaagctggagtagcaatactcatattggataaaatagactttaaaataaagaatgtgggcttccctggtggcgcagtggttgagagtctgcctgccagtgcaggggacatgggttcatgccccggtccaggaggatcccacatgccgcggagcagctgggcccgtgagccatgggtgctgagcctgcgcgtccggagcctgtgctccgcaatgggagaagaccagcagtgagaggcctgcgtacagcaaaagaaagaaagaaagaaagaaagaaagaaagaaagaaagaaagaaagaaagaaagaaagaaagaaagaaagaaagaaagaaagaaagaaagaaagaaagaaagaaagaaagaaagttacaagagacaaggaaggacactacataatgatcaagggatcaatccaagaagatacaacaattataaatatatatgcacccaacataggagcacctcaatacataaggcaactactaacagctataaaataggaaataaacagtaacacaataatagtgggggactttaacacctcacttacaccaatagacagatcatccaaacagaaaattaataaggaaacacaagctttaattgacacgatagaccagatagatttaattgatataggacattccatccaaaaaccgcagattacactttctttccaaatgcgcacagaacattctctaggatagatcacatcttgggtcacaaatcaagcctcagtaaatttaagaaaattgaaatcatattaagcatcttttctgaccacaacactatgagattagaaatcagttacaggggaaaaaagcaaaaaacacaaacacatggagactaaacaatactttactaaataaccaagagatcactgaagaaatcaaagaggaaatcaaaaaatacttagagacaaatgacaatgaaaacactgcgatccaaaacctatgggatgcagcaaaagcaattctaagagggaagttaatagcaatacaatcctacctcaagaaacaacaaacatctcacataaacaatctaaccttatacctaaaggaactagagaaagaagaacaaacaaaacccaaagttagtagaaggaaagaaatc
The DNA window shown above is from Kogia breviceps isolate mKogBre1 chromosome 14, mKogBre1 haplotype 1, whole genome shotgun sequence and carries:
- the OR2C1 gene encoding LOW QUALITY PROTEIN: olfactory receptor 2C1 (The sequence of the model RefSeq protein was modified relative to this genomic sequence to represent the inferred CDS: substituted 2 bases at 2 genomic stop codons) produces the protein MERANRSSLERFILMGVSDHPQLEIIFFVVILFSYLLTLVGNSTMILLCSLDARLHTPMYFFLSNLSSLDLAFTTSSVPQMLIILWGSDKTISSGRCVTQLNVFLWLGATECILLVVMAFDCYVAVCWPLHYTTIMNPRIFWLLAAIAWLGGLGNSVVQSTFTLXLPLXGYQRVDSFLCEVPAMIKLACGDTSLNEAVLNVVCTFFTTVPLSIILICYCYIAQAVLKIHSAKGQRKTLNTCLSHLVVVRLFYGSAIYGYLLPAKTSNQDKFISLFYSVVTPMVNPLIYTLRNKEVKGALRRLLGKSAEGRENSIIYHLFISTSFFSFSLAR